From the Nodularia sphaerocarpa UHCC 0038 genome, the window ATGATTGAAAGTGTAGATTTTTTAGTACATCAGCATTTTGGTAAGTTGTTAGCTGATAAAAATGTAGAAATTTTAGATCCTGCGACGGGTACGGGGACTTTTATTACAGAATTGATTGATTATTTACCCCAGCACAGTTTGGAGTATAAATATAAAAATGAAATTCATTGTAATGAGGTGGCGATTTTACCTTATTATATTGCGAATTTGAATATTGAGTACACCTATAAGCAGAAAATGGGGGTGTATGAGGAGTTTGAAAATATTTGTTTTGTCGATACTTTAGATCATACATCTTTTGCGGGTAAGCAAATGGATTTGTTTGCTATGAGTGTGGAGAATACCGCTAGGATAAAACGCCAGAATGATCGAACTATTTCGGTGGTTATTGGTAATCCTCCTTATAATGCAAATCAACAAAATGAAAATGATAATAATAAAAATAGAGCTTATCCAGACATAGATAAATTAATTAAGGAAAGTTATGTAAAATACAGCACTGCTCAGAAAACAAAAGCGTATGATCCTTATATACGTTTTTTACGTTGGGCTACAAATAGACTAAATAAAAATGGTATTTTAGCTTTTATTACTAATTCATCTTTTATTGAAGCAAGAACTTTTGACGGATTTAGAAAAGCTGTATATGAGGATTTCAGTTATATTTACATTATAGATTTACATGGTGATGTCAGGAAGAATCCTAAACTTTCAGGAACTACACATAATGTTTTTGGTATTCAAACTGGTGTAGCTATTATGTTTATGGTTAAAAAACATAACAGTGATTTTAATGGATGTCAAATATTTTATATCCGTTGTCCAGAGTTTGATACAGCAGATGAGAAGTTAAAATTTTTATCTAATACCAAATTTAACCAAATTGCTTTTGAACATATTACACCAGATCAAAACTATAACTGGGTAAATCAATCTGATAATGATTTTGATACTTTATTAACAGTAGCTAACAAAGAAACTAAAAGTGACAAAAATCAAAGTGCATTGTTTAAATTATACTCTTTAGGAATTTCCACGAATAGAGATGAATGGGTTTATGATTTTAACAAACTTTTTCTCCAGATAAAATCAAAGTTTTTCATGGATGAATATAACCATGAGGTTGATAGATGGAATGAATACAAGCTTAAAAATAATTACATAGATACCAAAAAAGAAGCAAATCCTGTCGTTGATAATTTTTTGGAAGAAAGAGGAATAATCAAATGGAGTAAAATGATCAAGAGGGACAAATTAAGGAAAGGAAGAAAGAGCGAATATAATCCAAAAAAAGTTTCTAAATCAGCTTATAGACCTTACTCTTCTCGTTTCTTATACTTTGATTACATTCCAATAGATATATTTGGAAATCAACTTGAATTTTTTGGTAACAATAAATCAAATTATGTTATAGCCTGTAATGCAAGTGCAGGGGGAACTAAACCTTTCGGAGTTTTAGCTACAAATCAGTGTGTAGATTTACACTTAATTGGTGACACAGTTTGTCTTCCCCTCTACCGCTACGACAAAGAAGGAAAACGCATTGATAATATCACCGACTGGGGACTAAAACAAATTCAAAACCATTACCAAGATTCAACAATTACAAAAATAGATATCTTCCATTATACCTACGCAGTCTTACATAACCCAGAGTACCGCAAGAAATACGAACTCAACCTGAAACGCGACTTTCCCCGTTTACCGTTTTATGAAAACTTCCACCAATGGGTTAACTGGGGAAAACAACTCATGGAATTACATATTAATTATGAAACAGTCGCACCTTATAAACTCACCCGTGTTGATATTCCGCTAAAAGATTACCAAAAAACACCCAAACCCAAATTAAAAGCCGATAAAACCAAAGGAAATATAATTTTAGATGATGTCACCACATTACAAAGTATTCCTAGTGAAGCTTGGGAATATATGCTCGGTAATCGCAGCGCCTTAGAATGGATTTTAGATCAATATAAAGAGAAAAAACCCAAAGACCCCACCATTGCAGAAAAATTCAATACTTACCGATTTGCAGATTACAAAGAACAGGTGATAGATTTATTAATGCGGGTGTGTACCGTCAGCATGGAAACCATGAATATTATTCAGGTTATGTCTAGCAGTCAGCAATAAAAACTATAGCCTTTCCTAATTATACAAGGTATATCATAGCCCCCTCCTCGCTTGCGGGGAGGGGGTTGGGGGTGGGGTGCTTGTACCTAGCAGACTAGGAAACGCTATATACATTTATGGTAAGTATTAACCGCAATTGCATAAAAGCGATCGCCTATTTAAGGATATTTGTAAAGTATCCATTAATAATAGCCCTAGCCAATAAAAGTCGTGGAAAAATCCAGACAAAACCCAGCCACCTGGGTTAAAAATCCTGACTACAAAAACAAAAGCGGGCGATGGGACTCGAACCCACGACGTTCACCATGGGAAGATGACATTCTACCACTGAATTACACCCGCAAATCGTGGATGGCTGAATCAAGCCATATTCTATAATAGCATATATTGGCAAATAATAACTCAAAAAACTGTTTTTCAGTTTTATCTAGTAGACTGATAACCAGAACCTCCGCTACAAGTTAGCCCTTAGTGGGGATTTCAAATCCCCAAGCATCTGCCTGATAACTGATAACTGATTGAATGCCCACCTGTAACCTGCTACCTCTATAAATTGAGAAACTATGGCCTATGATTGTGAGCAAGGCACAAAGCTGGCTAGGAACCAAACTGATACCTCAGCTACCACAAGACAAATATGTATGGTCTGCAATTCCAACAATAGCAAACCTGACGATGCAAATTTGACGCTCTTAAAATAAAGAATTTTTATCTATCTGAGAAACTAATATGTTCAATGCCACTGAAATTTTAATTGATGCCTTTGTCAAGGAAATTCGCGAAGGCTACCGTCGCACTTATGGCTGCTTAAAACATGATTATCAAGATATTATCGCTTGGGCTGGTAATATGGCTTTGGAAAATATTGCCAATAGCGATGCGCTGTATCACAATGTAGAACACTCTGTTTTAGTTACCCTTGTGGGACAGGAAATTTTACGCGGTAAACACATCCGGGAAGGTGGTGTCTCTAGTGAAGACTGGCTGCATTTTATCATCTCGTTGCTGTGTCATGATATTGGCTATGTGAAAGGAGTTTGCCGAGAAGACAAAGAGAGCATAGGTTTATATGCTACAGGTCAAGATGGCAAAATGATTAATCTGCATCCTGGGGCTTCTGATGCTGCGCTTACACCCTATCATGTTGATCGAGCCAAACTTTTCATTGATGAGCGTTTTGGTGGTCACAAGTTAATTGATGCTGATGCAATTAAACTAAATATTGAATTAACTCGCTTTCCCGTACCAGCCGCAGAGGATCATCAAGACACCATTAGCTATGCTGGGTTAGTACGGGCGGCTGATTTGATTGGACAATTAAGTGACCCACGTTACTTAAGAAAAATTACTTCTTTATTCTACGAGTTTCAAGAAACTGGGATGAATGGAGTTTTGGGTTACAAAACACCTGCGGATTTACGCAAAAACTACGCTAAGTTTTACTGGAATGGCGTTTATCCTTATATTAAAGATGGGCTACATTACTTGTCTCTGACTCAGCAGGGTAAACAAATAATGGCTAATCTCTATTCCAATGTTTTTGTCGTAGAACACGAAAAGATCCAAGAAGGAAATTTATATTTACTAGAACAATCATCTGGTTAATGACTAATAACAAAGGACTTTTGAGAAAGGACAAATAAGATGAATTGGTGGGAAAGACTTCAAAAAAATCCTTTGGCGCGATTTGGGGCAATTGTGCTGTTAATTTTCTATATAGCGGTAATTGCTGCTGATTTCGTGGCTCCTTATGACCCTCTTGCTTCACAGCCAAATGGTTCACTGTTACCACCAACTCAAATTTATTGGTTTTCTCAATCAGAACCAGGGAAATTTATTGGACCCCATGTATATCCTACGACGCAGGGAGATACTGATTTAGAAACAGGCGATCGCCTCTTAATAGTAGACTTAAAAAAGCCCACACCTCTACGTTTGTTCGTCTCCGGGGCTGAGTACCGGCTGTTACAGTTGCGTTTACCACTACCGCCCAAATGGGACGAAGTAACTATTTCCCCTGGTATTCCTGTAAATTGGCATTTATTTGGGACAACAGGCGAAGCCAAAATCAATATCTTGGGTACTGACGACCAAGGGCGCGACCAATTTAGCCGTTTGGTGCATGGTGGTCGCATTAGTATGTTTATTGGAATTATTGGGGTGCTGATTACCTTTCCCCTGGGTCTAATAATTGGCGGAATTTCGGGTTATTTCGGTGGTTGGACTGATAGCGTAATTATGCGTATTGCCGAAGTGCTAATGACTTTCCCCGGAATTTATCTCTTGGTGACTTTGGGTGCAGTTTTACCAGCAGGTTTAACCAGTACCCAGCGCTTTTTACTCATTGTCGTGATTACTTCGGTGATTAGTTGGGCGGGATTAGCGCGGGTAATTCGGGGACAGGTGCTATCAATAAAAGAGCGAGAATTTGTCCAAGCAGCCAGAGCAATGGGTGGTAAGCCAATTTACATTATAATTCGTCATATTTTGCCGCAAACTGCCACCTATGTGATTATTTCGGCGACATTAGCAGTTCCTGGTTTTATAGGTGCGGAAGCTGTCTTAAGTCTGATTGGTTTGGGAATCCAACAACCTGATCCTTCTTGGGGAAATATGCTTTCTTTAGCTAGCAATGCTTCAATTGTAGTGCTGCAACCTTGGTTAATTTGGCCGCCTGCTGTGTTAATTATCCTTACGGTGCTGTCTTTTAATTTACTGGGTGACGGTCTGAGAGATGCTCTCGATCCCCGTAGTTTGCGAAGATAGGTCATTTGTCATTGGTCATTTGTCATTGGTCATTGGTCATATCAAGTCCGGTTAATTAGTTACCATTACCACAATCATTTAACCCCACCCCCAACCCCTCCCCGCAAGCGAGGAGGGGAGATAAAGGACAGGTTTGGCGAGTTTCTGGGTTTAGTAAGTATTCAACCGGACATGATATCATTGGTCATTGCTGATAAAATATTTCTCATAAAAAATATAGAGACGTTTCATGAAACGTCTCTACAAAGGTTACAGATAAAATTTGTGATTTTTGCTGTTGCTGTGGTTAAGGAGCCAAAGCGTTACCGCGAATCAGACTACCAAGAGTTTTGGCAGTAATTTTTAGTTGAGTGAAGGGGTTGGCGGGGACAACTGTTTTATATAGATAGCTATCAAATGTTAGCTTCTGCACATCCAGGTCATCGCACATTTCCACAAAGGCTTCGCGGGTAGCGTCGGAACGGTAGAACACGGTTTGGAGAATGTCCAACACTTTGTAGGTGAGTCCGTATTTTTTATCCCAGCGCTTCAAGTAAATCTTGAGGTCTTTTTCTGTGGGAATACTTGCGCCATTGTTAGACATTTCCACAATGGTTTCAGCACACATCCGCCCAGACTTAGCTGCAAAGTAAATACCTTCACCGGAGGACTTGGTGACGTAGCCAGCAGCATCTCCAACCAACGCAATCCGACCGACTACACGACGGGGACGGGGATGTTCAGGTATGGGGTGAGCTTCTACTTTGATGATTTTACCGCCTGCTAATTTTTCGGAAGCACGGGCGCGGATACCAGCTTGTAACTGTTTGATGCTGGCTTTATTGACTTGCATTGTGCCAGTACCGACTGCTACGTGGTCGTATTTGGGGAAAACCCAGGCGTAGAAGTCTGTAGAAACGTCATTGCCTACATACATTTCGGCTAAGTCGTTATAGTAGTCCATTTTATCCTGGGGTAAGCGGATTCGCTCTTGGAAGGCGATCGCATAGTTATAATCCCCAGCATCCATTTCTTTCGCAATGCGAGAGTTAGCCCCATCTGCCCCAATCACTAAATCTACTTTTAGGGTTTTAGTAATACCTTGTGAACCACTTTCTGTATGGTCAACGTAGTGGATTGTATAAGGGCTGGTGTTATTTGTGGGTATATCGAGTTTATGAACTGTGGCGTTAATTAAATTTGCCCCTAGTTTTGCCGCCCGGTCACGCAGGAAACCATCTAGGACTTCCCGGCGGCACATTCCTATATATTCGTCTTCTTTTACTATATTGATATTAACCTCACGATTGGAAGGTGAAATCATTTTCATCTTCCGCACACGGCGGTCAATAATCTCTGGTGGTAGGTCAAATTCATCTACCATACACAGAGGAATAGCACCCCCGCAGGGCTTGGCATTATCTAGCTTCCGCTCAAACAAGTAAGTTTCAATTCCTGCTTTCGCCAGCGTTTCCGCAGCAGATGAACCAGCAGGGCCTGACCCAACAACAGCAACCCGTAGTGTCAAAGGTCTTCTCCCAATAGTTGATAAAAACGTTTAACCCAAGCATCCTATCACGGAGTTTTGCCTGATTTCCCTGTCTGGTTTCAGATTTTGCCTGAATTGCAATATTCCTTAATATTTCGATACAAAAAGAGGGGGTAGAGCATCGGAAATCGGGACTTGTCAATGGGAATCATAAGCTATTACCTAGGCTTTACCCCGTTCTATGGAAATTTCCTCATTCCACTCGCTGACTAGACAAGTTGGTGTCGCGGCCATTACTGGATATCAAAAACACATTTCTCCCCATAAAGGTTTTGCTTGCGCTCATCGAGTGTTGTATGGTGATGAATCTTGCTCGCAGTATTTCAAGCGGGTAATTGCTGAGGATGGTTTCAGCGCTGCACTCATTCAGTCTCGTGAACGATTTCAAGCCTGTAAGCAAGCTAATCGGATTTTGCACTTTCAAGGCGAGAAACCAGAAAAAGAACCACCAAACCCCCAACCTCCTGACAAAAACCCTGGTGGTGAGAGTATTGACTGTAATGATTGTGTTACTGGTGCTGAGTGTAGTGCCAATTTTGCTGAGATGGTCAATACTAACGCTGATTGTAGTGCGATTGATTGCAGTGGTGCTGACTGTGCTAACGCTGATTGCAGTGGGGTTGATTGCAGTGGTGCTGACTGTAGCTTTCTCGATTGTGGCAGTTGTGGCTAAAATCTCTGATTTAAATTAACCGAAAGTATCTTAATATGTGGTATATGTAAAGCACGGTAATCCTAGCAATAAGCCGTAGATTCAGTTGTAGAGGTACAGCAGCAGTGGGCATAGTAGTTGAGAATGTATCTAAAAATTTCGGGAGCTTCCAAGCCGTTGATCAGGTGAATCTCGAAATTAAGAGTGGTTCACTGGTGGCTTTATTGGGTCCATCAGGATCTGGTAAATCCACTTTGCTGCGGTTAATTGCGGGCTTGGAAATGCCAGAGAGCGGTAAAATCTTGCTGACTGGTAAGGATGCGACAAATCAAAGTGTCCAAGAGCGAAATATTGGATTTGTGTTTCAGCACTATGCGCTGTTTAAGCATCTGAATGTGCGAAAGAATATCGCCTTTGGTTTAGAAATTCGCAAAGCAGAGAAGAAGAAAATTAAGGGCAGGGTAGAGCAGTTACTAGAGTTAGTGCAATTGAGTGGATTAGGCGATCGCTATCCATCCCAACTTTCCGGTGGTCAAAGACAACGGGTAGCATTAGCTAGGGCGCTGGCTGTAGAACCTAACGTATTATTGCTAGATGAGCCATTTGGCGCACTTGATGCTAAAGTCCGTAAGGATTTGCGGGCATGGTTACGCCGCCTCCATGATGAAGTTCATGTTACCACTGTTTTTGTGACTCACGACCAAGAGGAAGCGATGGAAGTTTCCGACGAAGTGGTGGTGATGAATAAAGGGCGTGTAGAACAGGTGGGAACACCAGCAGAAATTTACGACAATCCAGCGACGGCATTTGTGATGAGCTTCATTGGCCCTGTAAATGTCTTATCTAACACTTCCAAGATTTTTCAGAGTTGTGGCTTTGATTCGCCAAATAGCCAAGTATTTTTACGTCCCCAAGATGTGCAGATTGAAAGACAGGCTAATGGTGCTACTGCACCAGCTACTGTGACGCGGTTGATACATTTGGGTTGGGAAATTCAGATAGAATTAACTTTGGATGATGGGCAAGTGGTAGCAGCGCATTTAACACGCGATCGCTTTAACGAGTTACAGTTAGAACCACAGGATCGGGTGTATGTGAAACCCAAGGATGCAAGGTCTTTTCCCCTGTATTATTCAATTTAATTAACGACAGATATGCTTGAGAACCCCAGTTGATCTAAGAAATTGGGGTTTTTGCTGTTGAGGAATTACTGAGAATTGCTATATACGCCCTACAATAGTTCAAGATGGTGCGATCGCTTAGGCAGGAACAAACATCCTACATATTGGGGATTTGGCGAATTTAATCAAATTCCATCACGCTAACTTCAGTAGATGGGCGGAAAATTGATAACTTTGTCAGTTTAGAGATCCGCAAGAGTTGTGGACGACTGATATTTTGTTACATACTTTTGTGATATGATTTAAGATCATTCTCCGCTATTTACGTAGGTGATGGTATTGCATAAATCCATTGCATCCTAGCTATTTACAGATAAATTGCCCATTGTGACATAAATTTTCGATGAAATTAACAGTGTTCAATTTTGAAAGTTGTACATACTGTATTCTTATTCTTTTTCCCTGATGGTACTATTACCCCTATGTAAAGATAATTCTTGACATAAATCAGATAACCGGATGGATGAAAAAAATACATGAGTACACTAGCAATCACCAAAAAAGCGGTGAGTTAACCAAACATATATGCCACAAAACTTAAAAAAGCCTCAAAAATCAAAGCAGACAGGCTTGAGCAAAATATTGATGTTAATAAATTAAGGGATGCAGCAAGAAGCTGTTTGCAGTTGTGGCTGCACTCAAGTAATAATGATCACTGAAATATTAGTAGCAACATAACTTGATTAAATTGAAAACTTGTGTGAGTCAACGAAATAAT encodes:
- a CDS encoding type ISP restriction/modification enzyme; translated protein: MSRLLVSQYQAEVQKIIQFGGSRKETSIRVAFQNLLNEYCKPRDFLLIPELDYKLPNGKFVYPDGTVKDALRLDWGYWESKDQYDNLDQEIEKKLNKGYPDSNILFEDSQTAVLIQAGTENQRVSMGDAEALDGIITNFINYVRPEVKDFRSAIETFKQDLPTVLDSLRDLIDSQGKNNVSFEAARNKFWNICKESINPEISLFDIREMMIQHILTEDIFLNIFNESQFHRENNVARELQGVISTFFTGNLKRNTLGTIDRYYAVIRRTAANIYNHQEKQKFLKALYENFYKAYNPKAADRLGIVYTPNEIVRFMIESVDFLVHQHFGKLLADKNVEILDPATGTGTFITELIDYLPQHSLEYKYKNEIHCNEVAILPYYIANLNIEYTYKQKMGVYEEFENICFVDTLDHTSFAGKQMDLFAMSVENTARIKRQNDRTISVVIGNPPYNANQQNENDNNKNRAYPDIDKLIKESYVKYSTAQKTKAYDPYIRFLRWATNRLNKNGILAFITNSSFIEARTFDGFRKAVYEDFSYIYIIDLHGDVRKNPKLSGTTHNVFGIQTGVAIMFMVKKHNSDFNGCQIFYIRCPEFDTADEKLKFLSNTKFNQIAFEHITPDQNYNWVNQSDNDFDTLLTVANKETKSDKNQSALFKLYSLGISTNRDEWVYDFNKLFLQIKSKFFMDEYNHEVDRWNEYKLKNNYIDTKKEANPVVDNFLEERGIIKWSKMIKRDKLRKGRKSEYNPKKVSKSAYRPYSSRFLYFDYIPIDIFGNQLEFFGNNKSNYVIACNASAGGTKPFGVLATNQCVDLHLIGDTVCLPLYRYDKEGKRIDNITDWGLKQIQNHYQDSTITKIDIFHYTYAVLHNPEYRKKYELNLKRDFPRLPFYENFHQWVNWGKQLMELHINYETVAPYKLTRVDIPLKDYQKTPKPKLKADKTKGNIILDDVTTLQSIPSEAWEYMLGNRSALEWILDQYKEKKPKDPTIAEKFNTYRFADYKEQVIDLLMRVCTVSMETMNIIQVMSSSQQ
- a CDS encoding Npun_R2479 family HD domain-containing metalloprotein — protein: MFNATEILIDAFVKEIREGYRRTYGCLKHDYQDIIAWAGNMALENIANSDALYHNVEHSVLVTLVGQEILRGKHIREGGVSSEDWLHFIISLLCHDIGYVKGVCREDKESIGLYATGQDGKMINLHPGASDAALTPYHVDRAKLFIDERFGGHKLIDADAIKLNIELTRFPVPAAEDHQDTISYAGLVRAADLIGQLSDPRYLRKITSLFYEFQETGMNGVLGYKTPADLRKNYAKFYWNGVYPYIKDGLHYLSLTQQGKQIMANLYSNVFVVEHEKIQEGNLYLLEQSSG
- a CDS encoding ABC transporter permease — translated: MNWWERLQKNPLARFGAIVLLIFYIAVIAADFVAPYDPLASQPNGSLLPPTQIYWFSQSEPGKFIGPHVYPTTQGDTDLETGDRLLIVDLKKPTPLRLFVSGAEYRLLQLRLPLPPKWDEVTISPGIPVNWHLFGTTGEAKINILGTDDQGRDQFSRLVHGGRISMFIGIIGVLITFPLGLIIGGISGYFGGWTDSVIMRIAEVLMTFPGIYLLVTLGAVLPAGLTSTQRFLLIVVITSVISWAGLARVIRGQVLSIKEREFVQAARAMGGKPIYIIIRHILPQTATYVIISATLAVPGFIGAEAVLSLIGLGIQQPDPSWGNMLSLASNASIVVLQPWLIWPPAVLIILTVLSFNLLGDGLRDALDPRSLRR
- the chlP gene encoding geranylgeranyl reductase gives rise to the protein MTLRVAVVGSGPAGSSAAETLAKAGIETYLFERKLDNAKPCGGAIPLCMVDEFDLPPEIIDRRVRKMKMISPSNREVNINIVKEDEYIGMCRREVLDGFLRDRAAKLGANLINATVHKLDIPTNNTSPYTIHYVDHTESGSQGITKTLKVDLVIGADGANSRIAKEMDAGDYNYAIAFQERIRLPQDKMDYYNDLAEMYVGNDVSTDFYAWVFPKYDHVAVGTGTMQVNKASIKQLQAGIRARASEKLAGGKIIKVEAHPIPEHPRPRRVVGRIALVGDAAGYVTKSSGEGIYFAAKSGRMCAETIVEMSNNGASIPTEKDLKIYLKRWDKKYGLTYKVLDILQTVFYRSDATREAFVEMCDDLDVQKLTFDSYLYKTVVPANPFTQLKITAKTLGSLIRGNALAP
- the yidD gene encoding membrane protein insertion efficiency factor YidD — its product is MEISSFHSLTRQVGVAAITGYQKHISPHKGFACAHRVLYGDESCSQYFKRVIAEDGFSAALIQSRERFQACKQANRILHFQGEKPEKEPPNPQPPDKNPGGESIDCNDCVTGAECSANFAEMVNTNADCSAIDCSGADCANADCSGVDCSGADCSFLDCGSCG
- a CDS encoding sulfate/molybdate ABC transporter ATP-binding protein, which produces MGIVVENVSKNFGSFQAVDQVNLEIKSGSLVALLGPSGSGKSTLLRLIAGLEMPESGKILLTGKDATNQSVQERNIGFVFQHYALFKHLNVRKNIAFGLEIRKAEKKKIKGRVEQLLELVQLSGLGDRYPSQLSGGQRQRVALARALAVEPNVLLLDEPFGALDAKVRKDLRAWLRRLHDEVHVTTVFVTHDQEEAMEVSDEVVVMNKGRVEQVGTPAEIYDNPATAFVMSFIGPVNVLSNTSKIFQSCGFDSPNSQVFLRPQDVQIERQANGATAPATVTRLIHLGWEIQIELTLDDGQVVAAHLTRDRFNELQLEPQDRVYVKPKDARSFPLYYSI